TGTAAACCATTTGATTTTGTTAAATTGAGTATAGCCTAGGTTTTACGCGTTTACTTTACCAGAGACAATGACTGAACTATGTTCTATACAACACTCCATCAGGTTGTAAACTGACTCAGTAGGAGCGAAGCCCCCCTGAGGGTAGCCAACATAACCTTTGACCTCACTGCTGTGCCCAAACGTGCGCTACGTGAGAGATGTGCGTCGTCGCACCCTCGTGTGATGCTGTCAGAAAGGACTGATCTTCAACATTACATTCACAACGTAACATAGATTTCTTTGCTCATGTGACCAAATAAAAGGAAAGGAAATCTCAAAGTTATGCTTTAAGCTGGTGCAAAACAGATACTAAATTCTGTTCAGAATTTTTAAGTGATAGCAGAACCAAAATAGGTGTCTTGAAGGCATTCTCAGTCTTCAGTACAAATTCTGCTGCTGAGTTAGAGTTAATGGCATAGGCTACTCAGATTACTCTGAAGAAAACTTTCCGTTCTTCTTTTCTTGAAATGGATCCAGGAAGGAACAGAGTTGGCTCCTCTGAATAAGTTCTGCACTCCCCTATGCATACAAACTCACAGGTCTGAGTGAATACACTCAACCATGAGGAGGTCCTTGGCTTTAAACTCTAACCTTGTTGCCAAAGTTTTGATTGCACAAACAGCAAAAAACTTACAAATGTACCTTTGTAATCATCTTTATAGCTTAAATGCATATTCTGGTGGAGAATTACTAGCCTGGTCCATACCGCCTGTGACTACGTTTCTCTTCGTCATAATCAAATTTAgggcggaagtacgtaggatggTAACGACCAGGCTagaaaattatttgcttggttGTCAATCACTTgcatatatagcctatataaacAGAAAAGTTAACACATGATCTGACACCTTCCGCTTAACACATCTGAATCAGAATGATAAATTCACTTAACACATTTAGTGTTAACAGGAACATGAAAAGAGCTCCTATCTGAAAGGACTTTATCCTTGGTCATAAGACAGGCCGTATATTCTCTAGCGTCTgataagaaagtgaaaaaacacaTCCTGACCTTCACTCAATAACACTCAAACCCTGCAGCCAAACACACATGACAATCAATGACTTCCCTCTAGATTTCACAACACTCAAGTCTTGCAGTGTTGCAAGGCCttctcttgaaaaaaaaaaaacagaggtcATGATGATGTCATTTGGTTCTACACCACTTAAATTATGTACACTCGTGGAGAAGTTTATATCAAAACATCCTTTCCACACAGGAGGCTGCTGGCCCAGTTAAAAAGTAAATGTGCTGTGCAATGACGATAGCACTGTACTTTTTCACCGAAAGTTGTTAAGAAGGTTGTAATTCACATGATGTGACTATACACTGTAAATAATCATATACATTCCCCTGAACtccaaataaatatttaaatgtttttaaatttatttctgCAACAGAGTTGGGCCTTCTCATGAAGTCCTGCATCGACCAGGGTCAGTTAGTGCCTGATGACGTCATTTCCCGCCTCATCTTATCAAACCTGCGCAGCATGGAGCAAAGCAGCTGGCTGCTAGATGGTAAAATAGAGTTCTGTCCCCCGCCTacttatgcatttgtgtgtttgtgtctgtctgtttggcaCAATTAAAGCTATCATGCTCCAGTCACTATCATGCGGCCATGTTGTCATTGTCACATTGCCACTGAGCTTCTCAAATTAAGTTTCCCTAAGATTCCACAAGTGGCCCATCAGAGTGCCCTTGCATTGCCTGAACAGAATGGAGTTTTGTGTCGCCTGCATTCATCGAGTTGCCTATTCCAGCGCTGTGCAGGACTCTGGCTGTTTTTCTCAGACAGCTCTACGGAATGAACAAGGTCATTCCTATCTGACATGGCCACAAATTCAAGTTTTTTTCACCAAATGATGTGAAATAATATGATTCAGTGCAAAATAGTCAtatattatttgtgttaaaacaTAATAAATACTAAACCACATGCAAATACATGTCGTAGCATGGTGGGGTTTTGATCTTGATTTTCAATCTTATTTAGCTCAAAGAAGCACTTCTTCAGTGTACTGAAGCTCTGGTCAGGAGTTGTGCCAAAAGCTCTATAGCATGTGCTTTGAGGGagcttgtgtgtgggggggtgtggatGGGGATGGGCGAGGGGGTTGCAGGGGGAATGGGAGGGGGAAATTGATGCACCCGTGGGAAGAACCCCTTTCAGGggcctctctgtccctctctcactctctctctccctctctgtctatctctcgctctctctttctttctctgtctctttcactcctgctttctctctctgtctctttgtcccaCTCTCCGCTGGCAGGCTTCCCTCGGACAGTGGCCCAGGCGGAGTCGCTGGATGGCGTGTGTAGCGTGGACACTGTCATCAACCTGAACGTGCCTTTCGACACCATCAAGGAGCGCCTCACGTCCCGCTGGGTGCACCTCGCCAGCGGCCGCGTCTACAACACCCACTTCAACCCCCCCAAGGTCCCGGTAAGTCCCCGGCTGGCAGACCAAAACATGCCCCACTTTTTCAGAttaaccccccacccacccacacacacaaacacacgcccctctccccacctcctATTGGCTCCTGCATGCTGCCAGTCAAGCTGGGGATCATTAAGAATTTTGTAATCTCTGTTGAGTAGCCGGGGGCCTTTGAGGGCTGGCACACTTGGGGCAAACCTGGTTTTGATGAAACGTGTGGGGTTGGGTGAGCTCTGCGAGTACAGGGGGCGGAGGGTGGACGCCAGACATGGCCTATTTAAACTACACTttcaaaagagagaaaaacaaacaaataaataaataccatGTTTAGCTGCAGAAGGTCCTGCACCTGGAGTACTACAGGTAGCCATGATGGAAATGTCTTTCACTTTCTATTACTATCTAAATCTGTGCTGGAGTACTACAGGTAGCCATGATGGAAATGTCTTTCACTTTCTATTACTATCTAAATCTGTGCTGGAGTACTACAGGTAGCCATGATGGAAATGTCTTTCACTTTCTATTACTATCTAAATCTGTGCTGGAGTACTACAGGTAGCCATGTTGGAAAGTTCATGCACTTTTCTATTACTATCTAAATCTGTGCTGGAGTACTACAGGTAGCCATGTTGGAAAGTTCATGCACTTTTCTATTACTATCTAAATCTGTGCTGGAGTACTACAGGTAGCCATGATGGAAATGTCTTTCACTTTCTATTACTATCTAAATCTGTGCTGGAGTACTACAGGTAGCCATGTTGGAAAGTTCATGCACTTTTCTATTACTATCTAAATCTGTGCTGGAGTACTACAGGTAGCCATGTTGGAAAGTTCATGCACTTTTCTATTACTATCTAAATCTGTGCTGGAGTACTACAGGTAGCCATGTTGGAAAGTTCATGCACTTTTCTATTACTATCTAAATCTGTGCTGGAGTACTACAGGTAGCCATGTTGGAAAGTTCATGCACTTTTCTATTACTATCTAAATCTGTGCTGGAGTACTACAGGTAGCCATGTTGGAAAGTTCATGCACTTTTCTATTACTATCTAAATCTGTGCTGGAGTACTACAGGTAGCCATGTTGGAAAGTTCATGCACTTTTCTATTACTATCTAAATCTGTGCTGGAGTACTACAGGTAGCCATGTTGGAAAGTTCATGCACTTTTCTATTACTATCTAAATCTGTGCTGGAGTACTACAGGTAGCCATGTTGGAAAGTTCATGCACTTTTCTATTACTATCTAAATCTGTGCTGGAGTACTACAGGTAGCCATGTTGGAAAGTTCATGCACTTTTCTATTACTATCTAAATCTGTGCTGGAGTACTACAGGTAGCCATGTTGGAAAGTTCATGCACTTTTCTATTACTATCTAAATCTGTGCTGGAGTACTACAGGTAGCCATGTTGGAAAGTTCATGCACTTTTCTATTACTATCTAAATCTGTGCTGGAGTACTACAGGTAGCCATGTTGGAAAGTTCATGCACTTTTCTATTACTATCTAAATCTGTGCTGGAGTACTACAGGTAGCCATGATGGAAATGTCTTTCACTTTCTATTACTATCTAAATCTGTGCTGGAGTACTACAGGTAGCCATGTTGGAAAGTTCATGCACTTTTCTATTACTATCTAAATCTGTGCTGGAGTACTACAGGTAGCCATGTTGGAAAGTTCATGCACTTTTCTATTACTATCTAAATCTGTGCTGGAGTACTACAGGTAGCCATGTTGGAAAGTTCATGCACTTTTCTATTACTATCTAAATCTGTGCTGGAGTACTACAGGTAGCCATGTTGGAAAGTTCATGCACTTTTCTATTACTATCTAAATCTGTGCTGGAGTACTACAGGTAGCCATGTTGGAAAGTTCATGCACTTTTCTATTACTATCTAAATCTGTGCTGGAGTACTACAGGTAGCCATGTTGGAAAGTTCATGCACTTTTCTATTACTATCTAAATCTGTGCTGGAGTACTACAGGTAGCCATGTTGGAAAGTTCATGCACTTTTCTATTACTATCTAAATCTGTGCTGGAGTACTACAGGTAGCCATGTTGGAAAGTTCATGCACTTTTCTATTACTATCTAAATCTGTGCTGGAGTACTACAGGTAGCCATGTTGGAAAGTTCATGCACTTTTCTATTACTATCTAAATCTGTGCTGGAGTACTACAGGTAGCCATGTTGGAAAGTTCATGCACTTTTCTATTACTATCTAAATCTGTGCTGGAGTACTACAGGTAGCCATGTTGGAAAGTTCATGCACTTTTCTATTACTATCTAAATCTGTGCTGGAGTACTACAGGTAGCCATGTTGGAAAGTTCATGCACTTTTCTATTACTATCTAAATCTGTGCTGGAGTACTACAGGTAGCCATGATGGAAATGTCTTTCACTTTCTATTACTATCTAAATCTGTGCTGGAGTACTACAGGTAGCCATGTTGGAAAGTTCATGCACTTTTCTATTACTATCTAAATCTGTGCTGGAGTACTACAGGTAGCCATGTTGGAAAGTTCATGCACTTTTCTATTACTATCTAAATCTGTGCTGGAGTACTACAGGTAGCCATGTTGGAAAGTTCATGCACTTTTCTATTACTATCTAAATCTGTGCTGGAGTACTACAGGTAGCCATGTTGGAAAGTTCATGCACTTTTCTATTACTATCTAAATCTGTGCTGGAGTACTACAGGTAGCCATGTTGGAAAGTTCATGCACTTTTCTATTACTATCTAAATCTGTGCTGGAGTACTACAGGTAGCCATGTTGGAAAGTTCATGCACTTTTCTATTACTATCTAAATCTGTGCTGGAGTACTACAGGTAGCCATGTTGGAAAGTTCATCTCTCCTAAACCAAGACCCATGAAGGTTACgtatgtggaggtgtgtgtgtgtgtgtgtgtggggagggggggggaggtaGTTAAGAACACTGGAGCATTTCATTGTTTACAGAGGAGATGTGAGCACAGACCTTTGCACTCATCCATGCAATTAAACCAGAGCAAGCAGACATCTTGGCAGCTCTGGGGGGATTATTGTTGGAGAGATAAACAGACTCAGGGCACCAGTGAAGTGGAGTGGAGCGTGGAGGGAATGAAAAGCCACCGACACACTGGAGAGACCACTATTGAGTTTCACGTCCCATTTAATGATTTACCTGTGCGCTCCCTCGCTAATGGGGTGTGAAGCTAAGCTAAGCCCAGCCGTGCACCAGCCACTAGCCCAGTGAAGGTCAACTGAGCTCAGGGTGGGGTAAGGTCATCGCAGGGCCCACATATGCTGGAGGTGACCATGTGCTGAAGCTGTATTTGTGTACACTACAGAGACCTGCTCGCCCTTGCATGCTGTCTACCTGTGTTATGCAAAACACATGCGTGCAGATATGCAGCACAGGTGTCATAGCATACACTCACTGAGAATGTGCTTTAGAATATTAGCTCTGATGCTAAAAGTAAGATTCTGAAGCATGGAAGAATTAAGGATGTAAGGATGTTTGTATACTCTGGCTGACCACAGAGACTGAAATCGTGTGAATTTGAAGGGTGCCTTAATCCAATACCTTATGAACACCTTCATGTAATATAAGATATATAATGACAATGCATTGCATAACAATCACACTAAACTCACAAGCAGTATCTTGTGTACGTCAACTCTGAAAAATCGGTTTGAAACAGAAAGAGCACACAAAAGTAACTCCATCAGAGATTCATCATCATTGGTCTGGCAATACTTTTAATATTTGACATGAAATACTAGATTACACGCTTAACGGCATACCTGTTCTTCCGTGTTGAATCCAGGGCATTGATGATGTCACAGGGGAGGCCCTGACGCAGAGAGAAGACGACACACCTTACACCGTCACCAGAAGACTGAAAGCCTACGAGCATCAGACGCAACCTGTGCTCGAGTACTACAGGTAGCCATGTTGGAAAGTTCATGCACTTTTCTATTACTATCTAAATCTGTGCTGGAGTACTACAGGTAGCCATGATGGAAATGTCTTTCACTTTCTATTACTATCTAAAGGTGCTTTGCATATTGCCCCAACAAATGCCCAACAATCTAAAGCTAACAGGTGTTGGTAGcagtctttagaatgttcagaaAACCATCTGCCAGTTCCGAGGAATAGACTTTTGGACATAAAAAAACTCCATCAAACAAACTTCAACAGACTCAGACCAATGGTGCGCTCTGACCCAAATATAGTCGTTGGAGTTTGTTGGTGTTCTTTGGGGCAGGGCGCACGCACCTTAAGGTTCTGCATTTAACGTTTATTGAATGATAATGTAGGAAACTGTACCAGAAAAAATCTAGGCCTACTTTAGTATTGAATACAGCTTATGTGGTAATCCTGAcagttaaaggcacactatgcaggttttttagcttaatatgcaagttttttcgcttaatttaccttcatttaacagcttcagagtcattggaatggttatatgacgtttttcgggttgaatggtggccgtctcgctttcccctagcgcctgtgagcggaaaaaacacccttgcaactgtgggccggcgggccgacggcctgtgtcaggaagtataacgagtgtaacgaattgctttactgcattcaaatacacatacatgtcaggcaccggctagaaaaaggtagcgatggagtttttcagacattcgtcatgacaaagccagtgaaaaagaagcaaaaaccgagaaaacagtaaggaaattgccaatactgcatagtttacctttaaccaCAACAACTAGGCATACTGAACTGAAAAAGTTGATTGAAATATATGGCATATTTAGTCATCTAAACTTTGGTGTGGTTGTTTGACTTGCTATTATGAGAAAAATTAGTGTCTGACCTCTGAACATTCAGCTCAACCCACTATCTGTAAAGATGGCTCGCAGATCTTTAATCTTGCTCTGCATCGTGTCTCAATGCAATGGTTACATAACAGACAAGTGTCTGGTATTTCCTGTGAAAACATGCAACTCTGCAGGAACCCACTGCATGTGAGTAACAGCAGTTGGGTCACAGATTCCACAGCCGTGAACTCCAGAAATGACCCAAACATTCTCCCTGTGCTCTCAGGAGTAAAGGAGTCCTGGAGACATTCTCAGGGACTGAAACCAACAAGATCTGGCCACACGTGCAGGCTTTCCTCGCCAGGAaaatcccctcctcctccaccacctcggGAGGACAGGCAGCTGTGGGGAAGGCCTAGCCCCAGCCGGACTCCTCCGGTTCAGGCCGCCAGCGACGCCGGCTCGGAGTAAACACCGTAATCAAAAGGAAACGCTGGATCAGGGCGACTGTGAGGTGGCaggagctgctctctctctctggtgaccTCGGATTGGATGTAAGGTTGAGATTGTGTAGGTTCTTCTCTGAACGCGCTGACCATGCAGCAATAAAGCTCAAAGtaatatggcaaaaaaaacaaacaaaaaaaacagacaatttGGCCACAGGCAGTTAAGCCATTTGTTTAAATCATGCTACAATAAATAATACTCGTCAGTGCTTGTTCAGAAAATGCAGACTTAATTTAAACTACATTGTACCTCATAGTTTTATTCTTAATAGTAGTGACTTAAGTGCATCGCCTCTGTCTGCACATTGAGAATGAACCGTGCTGCAGATATTGGCAAAGGGTCCATCTCCCAGACAGACTAGCCTCTTGAGTCCTCTAGGTTGAATAGTGTGTGGCCTTTTgccacgcaaacacacacttaccctcTCTACTCGGGAGTGTTCTGCCGGCTGTAGTTCCCCACAAGCCCTCTGGAGGAAAGGATCCAATCCAGAGCAGATTAATCACTGCCTTTACAGCCACGGTGCCTGGGCTGGGACTACGGGAGTGCTCCGCGTGGAGCAACAGTGCAAGTGAAGATAATTTGGTAAATTCAAAACAAAACGTATTGAATGACCTGTGATGGTGGAGAGAAGACATTAGGTAGGCTACCCATTGGACCAGGGGACTTGGaccacatgtgtatgtgtgtgtgtgtgttttttttattataggaaccacttttattttgtttgtggcAGAGATAATTTAATAGTATTTTCAATTGCGAATCACTCTCGTCTTAAAGTAGGAAAATTGTAGCAAAAACATTTGAATTGCTATGCTGCTCACTTGTATGCTATGCTAACAAATCTGTTCCTGAGTGCAATGTTTCTGCCTTACCATCCATAGCCTCTAGTATCAGTATTTCTAACCGCAATTTAGCAGTGTTTAAAATACTGTGTTGGGTGGGACCCATAAATTGATGAGTGTTATTGGTAGATGATCAAGAACAGTTTATAATCACAATCATGGTATTCAATTGCTATATAGTACTTGAATTGTCTAAATAATGGTTTTATCTTGAAATGATTCTTAGATATGCAAAGTCAGTATTGCACACAAAATGCCTTGTGATTTTTTTGTCTTAACCTAATTTTCTATCATTCTTATTTTGTTCGAATAAGATTAATGTTAGTGAATGTGGACAATCGGGCTAGAGGACCACTGCAGCATGATCTGTCTGTGCTGTTGTCCATTGGCTTGAGAATAACAGGGTATTTTCAGTCTTTTTGGCATGGATCACCTGTATAGTTGTCACACAACAATGTTTGATTAAAAATAATGAAGTGGTCTGCAATATGAGAAGGGATCGGGCTTTATAAAGAATGTAATACTATATAGTTTAGAAAGGGATCAAATTGTTTGTACTTAAGTGCAGATTCATAATGAGAAAATCTGTTTGTGAAATAACTTTTCTTCTGTCTACTTCTGTCTTCGTGCCCTGTGCTTTTCCAGAAAGTGTCAAGGTCACATTATGATTGCTAAAAGTCATAGAGATCTTTATATATTTCAATGTAAAATGTGACACTCTATTAAAAGGCATTttagaatatattttattttcaataaATACTTGTTAGAAAAATGAATATTTTTTGTCTCCTTGTCAACACCAACAAACCAACCATGTCCAATACAACTATCTGGTTCTTGTGTCCTGTTCTTGGCCAATGCATCTTTGATGAATAACAATACACCTCCACACACTCGTTTGCGTTAATATTTATTGCAGTAATCCGTCTTCCACAGAACAGTGTTGAGACatttactgagattctgccatAAAGTTGTGTACACCCTGTTTAAAGCGGGCTAACAAAGGAATAGGACCATGGCTCTTCCACGCGGCAAGATGACCTCAAAGGTCATGATGCACGGGGccactttttgagcaatgtggGCGAGCAATGTTACTGGCTGATGTTATTTGGGCAATATTCTCTGACATtaggcaacacatttttatCTAAAGACCTAAAATCACCTGTAGGCAACTTGTCGCAATCATCCAATCAAAACAATAGGAACCTGTCATATTGTTGCCCAGCAACACTGCCCTAGGTGACAGTGAGCAGGGCCAGTTTAAGAGCAATGTTGTTGCACAGCGCTGCTGAGATGCTGTTGTAGCACATTCCCACAGATACTGGGCAACAAGCACTTATCTAGATAACTTTCATCATCAGTGGGCAGCTTCTCACATCGACCACTACTCGACACTGCTCAGTGAAGGTACCTCATGCATCCCTCCTCATGGTCAATAGCAGCTGGCTACAGCACTCCTCTGGTTCTGGTCAGACCTTGATTGGGCCAGACCTGAGCGGCATCAGGTCCAGAATGCTCTGCTGTCAGCATAAAGATGTGAGCCTGTTCAAGTCATCGCCAAGCACTTGCGGGGAGGGGGGTGTATGTAATGACCATACATAGTGAAAATCTTCCAGCATGATGGaagatttatttttgtttttgttcagttGTTCAGAAGATGATGTTGCAAACAGTTAGGGGCAGCCGCATAGTATCAGGTTACCCTCAGCATCACCAGAGTTTCTAGGTTTAATGTCTTGGGGAAGACAGGTCTCAATACAAATGGCAAGTACACTGACAGCAGCTTATATGTCTTTGGGCAAGTTCACAGCATACGTTTTACAAAACAAACCGGCTACATTGATCCGACAGCAGCTTTGAATTCTTTGAATCAATCTGGCTTTAAAAACACTTCATTGACATGTGACTGGAGATCAACCTGTAGCAGCTCCTTACCCCTTCAACAATTGCAATATTATCTGGATTGCTTTTAACACAATGCCCTCCTTGTTGCTGGTTGAAAGTAATCAACAGCTGGACAGACAGGAGCAAATGTGTTTCTTAAATTGAACTAATAAGGAGGACTTTGTCCCATGATACTTTAATTTTTCTTTATCAGCCTTCTCTGACTTAGCTAAAAGGAACtacagaaacatttcatgaatcTCCACAGAGTGTTAGCAAGTGCTTGACAGCTGCTTGGTGTATATACCCCCACCAACACCCAAGCGGTCATTTGTCTGGGACTGAACACCTGCCAAGTCATGCAAGCAGTGATGttgcggggggtgggggtaagagggtgcTGCTCAAGCCATAATTTCAAAGCCTCACATGGGGGCATGACTCAGCAAGAACACTGCCGAGTCACCACCACAGCTGCTGAGCAGTCAAGTACCAGTCGGAGAAGAAGTACGCACAGCATTTCTACCTGACCATTTCTGCTTTTAAATAATCATCTTCTCCTTTTCGTGACTCTCCCTCATGAATAGAAAGCCATGGCTTTTCagatcaagaaaaaaaaaatgagcagGAACACCCAAGAGAACAAAGAATAATAACAatagcaaagaaaaaaaataataataataatctcaaGGCATCTCCTCACAGCACCTCCTGAAACTCGGAGAAGCCCGTCTCCAGTGAAGGCTGGCTGCTTTGCAGGCCACTCGTCGCCACCTGCGGTCAATCCACAAGAAAGTTAGCACCAAACAAGTGCCTAAAAAAATACCGTTTTCCTGTTCTTTAaaatactcttttttttttctctcaaaacAAATATAAAGTGCAGCACACATTCAGTCGCAAATGACAAAGAAAATAGTCTCTGAGGACTGCAGCCCttttcatcatcatcttcctcttcctcctcccttccccaAGTCTGTGTTCTGGTTTTGTTTTCCTAATCGTATGCATCctatgagaagagaggaggtgtgtgtgtgtgtgtgtgtgtgtgtgtgtgtgtgtgtgtgtccactactACGTCTCCATCATGCGAGAGTCGTCTGCTTCTGTGGTGTCGTCTTTGAACAGTCGGTCAGCACTGGTCCACAGGCCTGCCTCCAAGCAACGCCTCACATGGTACTCGGCCACCTGGTGGCAGGACAAGAGACCGGTCCAAGCGAAAGGTTagggagaggtggggtggggtggggtggggggatgaGAGGATCATGGACAGAtcaaaagaagagaagaaacaaAGAGTAAGAAAGAACAATGTTAAATAATATGCAATAAGCGCTTGTTCATTtcgaatgtgtgtgtttatggtcttcctctctctgacacacactcagtcagacacaaacaaacacacacacacacaaaattcaaCAATAGAGGGGGGAGACAGCTCAGGCTATTAAAGGGTGTGATTCAGCTTTACATTGTCATGGGGGAGGAAACGTCTGCGGCGAGATTAACTGCCCGCTAAAGGAGATTACGGGCATTATGTAACCACCAGCGACACAGTCGCTCGGCCTAAACTGGCCCTCGTCCTGGGtttccattacactatctacatacTGTTGAATATGAGAGGAAAGGGTTTTTCACACACCccgacacacaccacaccacacaccacacacacacacacacacacacacacacacacacacacctctcccccctccaccataAAGTTTTCCCTTTTATCCCGACTTGGCAGGGAACACTCATCCTTAGAGTGAATGCACAGTGATTTCATCATTTCCTGTTTAAGGAAACAGTCGGACCCAAGAATTTGCCCTTTCGCGTCCCCCGGCCTTGCATTAGGGTTTACTATAGGTCATATCTGTCTAAAGAGAATTGGTCTAATGAAAATCTGGAGGAATTTCAACTGAAGTGACTGAAACGGATTTTTGTTTGTGGTCATGGAGGATCATTCTGTTCGCGTGTGTCTATGTCGTTAGGAGTAGTTTGGAGATCATGAACGAAAGACAAGCTTTGCACGGCGTAATGTTAAAagtctttgtttttgtctttgtgaAGATGGGGCTCTAGAGAGAACCAAGACTACAGCTCCATCCTATTTGTTGCATAGCGGTTCCACAGGGCAAGTTTGTGAGCATGTGAGCCCATGATACACACATATGAGCAACCTCAAAACAGAAAAGCCAAACTTATGTCATCTGCAGTCATAACCAACTTGCCCCAAATGAGAGACTGACGACATCTGATGCAACATGATGGAAGAATTCGTATTCACCCCTTGGCGTCagtctaagtcaaatgtaaaattccatgacttttccatgacagaaaaaatgaatttccatgacttactatattGTTAATagtacaatataccgaccagTGATTTCAGAGCACCCACATAATGTTCAAGAATCTTTCACTTTTTTAAAGCgtgagatgaataaatgggcattgaataaacacagttgaaacactcaagcaagcagtaaagctaataaccagatatacaccaattctgcattaaaatatatttatattaatgtattttggcaagtaaattttaaactgctacaacaaaattccctgatattccagaaattccatgacccgtagGAACCCTGTGAAATGTACTGGATACACTATCTACACTTTAGCATAATTTTTCAAAATATAGAGTTAATTGGAGGTTTGCGCCTGTGTCTTATGTTG
The Alosa alosa isolate M-15738 ecotype Scorff River chromosome 12, AALO_Geno_1.1, whole genome shotgun sequence DNA segment above includes these coding regions:
- the ak3 gene encoding GTP:AMP phosphotransferase AK3, mitochondrial; amino-acid sequence: MVLRTVFRAVIMGPPGSGKGTVSDRITKSFGLKHLSSGDVLRANIEAKTELGLLMKSCIDQGQLVPDDVISRLILSNLRSMEQSSWLLDGFPRTVAQAESLDGVCSVDTVINLNVPFDTIKERLTSRWVHLASGRVYNTHFNPPKVPGIDDVTGEALTQREDDTPYTVTRRLKAYEHQTQPVLEYYRSKGVLETFSGTETNKIWPHVQAFLARKIPSSSTTSGGQAAVGKA